The genomic interval AGCTCAGGGTGGAGTCAGCAGCGGACAGACAGGGCTCGCACTTTAGAGACTGATCTTCAAGTCATCTAGAAACCTAATGGATTCTGAACCAAGACTAGCACCTCAGCTACCCAGGCCAGAACACAGCAAgcaccacacacatatgccctGCAGGCTCCTTCCCAACTGGTCCCTAACCTTCTAACTCCAGTCTCAAGAGGGATCTGGTTCCCCTAACCTCtgttggcaccaggcacacacacggtgcagacatacatacagggagttcaaggccagcatgggctgtaAATcaaggaccctgcctcaaaacaaaacctgtAACATGTGCAATGTGGAAAACTTTAAGTGTTCCAAAGCAGCACATTTGTCCCCTTGGCCCAGCACTTCCCACAGCTCTGCCGCCGTCACCTCTGTCCAGGCAAAGCGCTCTGGTAACAGTCATTCCCACATGAAAACCCCCACTTGAGCAGTCTGCACCCCCCCCCACGTTTCCATGTCTTCCTCACATAATTCATGTGCCTGAGACTAAGGGGATGAGTGGAGACAGGGTAGCCAGTGCTAGGGGAAGGTGGCACAGGATCATCCAGAGAGCTTTGCAACAGCAGGGAACCAATCAACCCTGTGTGGAGCTGGACTTGTACACTCGCTACAACGAGGCCCTTTTCTAAGGGGacacaggcagacaaaacacaaGACTTCAGCCCAGCACTCCATCAAATAGCAAGACAGCACGTGTGGATGACGACGACAGAGGAGCAGCAGGCCCCTCTCCCCAAAGGTAGCTTGGGATTGAGAACCCCACATACCACATAGAAGTCCAGGCCGTAGATACCAATGCTTGGGTCGTATTTGATGCCCAGGTCAATGTGTTCCTGAATGCCAAAACCAAAGTTCCCAGTATCCGAGAAGTTATTTTTCCGCAACTCGTACTCCCGCACCTGGGGAGACACAGGAAGTGACCGTGTTATTCAGCGTGGTCAAGTAGCCCAATATGCGCTCAGACCAACACCCAGTAGTAGACAGAGCAAAACTAAAACTCTGTGCAACCTGTCTAGGAGCACAGGCTACTCCTCCCTCCCCTAAACCAAGTCATGTCCCAGCTACAAGTCCCATCAAATGACCCCCACTTCCAAAGAATAGAGAAAATCCCAAGGACAGAAATCCAAGAAGTCATCCTGAACACACAAAGGcactacatgtgtatatataacccATCTGACACTGCAGCTGCCTCCACCCCACCAGCCTCACCTTCAAGCCTTTCTCCAGAATTTCCTCTGCCTTGGCTCCACGGACTGTGCAGTGAACAGCGATCTTCTCGTTTCTTCGGATGCCAAAGGACCTGACGGTGTACCTAGCTGCAGGATgggaacacagaggcagatgctgacTGCATCTAGTGTGTTAATCGATGTCGTCCGTAACACAGAACTTTCAATTTCTCAGCTACCCAGTCATACTTCAGCAACGAAGAACCCAAAGCAGCATTTCAGTGCCCAGAGTTCATGACCACAGTGAGTCACACAGGTTAGGAAGGCCGTTTGACAGAATTTCAAACGacgcccaggctggcctagaactggcagcaatcctcctgcttcagcctgggTACCGGGGttacagttgtgggctgccaggCGATCATGCTCTAACCTATCCATGTCCAGAATGGGGTGTGGGAGGGACAAACTGGGAGACTAAGACTGACGAAAGCTAGCATTTTCAAAAAGCTGGCTGTGGTACTTAGAAACAGTATCGCAACCCAATCACAGAACTCCCACAATCACACTAGCAACAGACTCCATGTTTCAAGCACATGAACTCCTCTCCTGTGGCCAAACAAGGCAATCACAATTCATTTTAAGGAAGCCGAGGTAGAGCCAAAAGTTAAGAAGCACTgaggcggggctggagagatggctcagtggttttaagaggacctgggttcaattcccagcactcacatgctgGTTCACATGTTGCCCAAGTTAgggtaacaggatctgatgccctcttctgtcatgtgcatatacatgcaaacagagcgctcatatacaaacataaatatatatgtatacacatatatctctCTACATATGTTTATGTAGATATACAAAGCATGGATCATCATCCCCACGGTGTGTGGCCGAACACTACACGGCTACGATAGGCTAACTCACTTTGCACGCCGGTTGTTCCGGTTGGAAGAACCAAGGCCTTCCAATCCACCCCCCTCTGGCCAGCTCTTCCCCACTCACCTTTGGAAAACACAGGGGTCTGGCCTGTGAGCTGCTCCAACACCTTGGCCGCCCGGGTCAGTCTGTCTCCACTCTCCCCCACGCAGATATTGAGGCAGAGCTTGCGGATGCGAAGTTCCCGCATGGGGTTCTCCTTCTCACCTTGATCTTGCTGGGAAGATTAACACAGCTATCAACACCCTCGCGACCCGCCAAAGTCGAGAAGCCAATGTCTTCTCCACGGATTCCTACCGTCCCGAATCCTGCGTGAGCCCTCAGGACTACAAGGGTCTCAGTGATTGGGGCCGACACGGAGAGTAAGCCTGAACCCTAAGAGGTCGGTGTGTCGGGTACAGAGACTAGGGATTATAGAAAAACAATCGCACAGCGGAGAATACAATGTAACCCTACATGACAAACTGCAGGACACACGGACCTAGGCGACATGCCGTCCCCCTTCCCAAGCTGTCTGCAAGCTAACGCCAGTCCTGAGAGCAGGGACCCCAGGACCGATCAAGCTGCAAGTCCCCAGCGCTGAGACCCAACATGGAGCTCGCCACGTTCCGCTCGCACTCCCGGCAGCCCCCAGACCCCGCGTCTGGGCCCTCGGGGCCGCTGACCTGAGCCCCATCCCTAGGATGGGCGGCGACGTGACGTGCGAGCTCTGCGCCCGCACAGCACTGCCGGGCTTAATGCCACCAGCCTCGCGGGCTCCGTCCTCCTCCAGCCACCGGCGAAACAGCCCTCGTGGGCTCCGCCGGCCGCGGATGGAGATGGATGAAAGAGGCAAAGCCAACTCTGGCCTACTCACCGCCATGGtggagaacaggaagagagagggagacttcCGGCCCCGTGGCCTTATGGGTCAGGAGGCGGGCTTTCCTTCTCGGCTGACACGCGAAGTGAGAGTGGGAAAGAGAGGCTCGCCTGTCGTGGCGCTGCGTCCTCTTGTGGACAGTCCTCGAAACTGCGGTCATCTCGGGCAGAAGATGCTTTCGAAAACCAGGTAGACTGAAGTGTTCTTGAGTCCATCGCTCCAAGAACAGTCTCAGAACCGGTGGATCTTGAGTGACTTCACTGCCCAAAATCCATTAAATCAATTGAACAATTGGCTAGAGAGAAGGCTTTACAGTTAAGAACAAAGTTCCCAGCAGGTACAagatatttgaacacttgttgtgcctccagttccagggagacaGATTCCTCTTCTGGCATCTCCTGGCATCAGGCCATGcgtgcatgtaggcaaaacacccatataaatgaaattaaaaaaaaaaagaaaaaaaatttttttgttgttttttgtttttcgagacagagtttctctgtatggccctggctgtcctggaactcactctgtaaaccaggctggccttgaactcagagatcagcctgcctctaaaaagcaaaatttttaaaataagctgaggctggagagatggcgcagtagttaagagcactgactgctcttccagaggtcctgagttcaattcccagcaaccacatggtggctcacaatcaactaaaaggatgccctcttctagtatgcaGGTGTAGTGCAGAGAGAGTACTCATTACACAAAACAAGTAAAACGATAGAAGTAAACTTCAGATTCTAGGCCATTTACTTTGTAACAATGTTAAACAAATCAGAGTGGTGGCTTAAATCAGCTGCTCCAGTCGGATGCCCTTCTCTTGGTTCTGAGGGAACCAAGCACACACTTTCAAGGACATATGTGCAGGAAAAACTTAAATACAGATAAactaataaacaataaaatttgaaaatagagTCCTGAGCTGTGAATACATGCAGGTGTGCTTTGATTCAACTAGCTAGTTACTAATTAAAATTACCTCAGTCTGTTTTCCCCTTGTGTAAAATAAGTATGCCTGTGTCAGGGTTACTGTGAAAATTCAGTGTGTAAGTTGTTACTTTTATGAGCCTACAACATCCAAACAATACCCACCAAGTATTAGACATGGtagctaaaaagaaaaaggatatcagaggtgatgcacacacacacacacacacacacagaaagagagaaagaggaagacttttgtttgtttgtttgttttgttttgttttgttttttcggtttttcgagacagggtttctatgtatagccctggctgtactggaactcactctgtagaccaggctggcctcaaactcagaaatctgcctgtctctgcctcccaagtgctgggattaaaggcgtgcgccaccaccgcccggctaagacatctttttttaaagatttatttatttattttatgtatatgagtacactgtagctgtacagatggttgtgagccttcatgtggttgttgggaattggattTTTAGGCCCTCTGCTCGCTCAGGTCAACCCCGCTCAATCtggttggccctgctcactcagccccgctcactcagtGCCTGCTCACTCtgagcccaaagatttatttattattatacataagtgcactgtagctgtcttcagactcgccagaagagggcaacaggtctcattacagatggttgtgagccaccatgtggttgctgggatgtgttgctcaggaccttcggaagagcagtcagtgctcttacccgatgagccatcttgccagcctgagaAGAAGAAATCTTACAATGGCTTAGAGACAATGGCATCTGAGACAAGATCATCAGTTACAGACTGTAGGACACGCCCCCTTCCAGGGTTACATTGAATCCTCAGAAGCTGAACTCAAGGATGAGAACTACAGATCCACATCCCAGGCAGAAGCTGGCCTTCCTGAGTCAGCCAGTTTCTCTAACATGAATGGGTGGGCAAAGAAGAATACCCATGCCTTTGGTAGAAAAGGGGCCTATCCTCTCCTTTCTGCCACCCTCAATACCCTTCTCTAACCTACACAGGGGAGACAGAAGTCCCCCAGAATTTCCAACCTTCACATCCCTGCCATGGCACATGAAACCTACACATGCAAGTAATgaggattttggtttctttaaaaacccagttatggctgggaggtggtggcacaggcctttaatcccagtacttgggaggcagagggttttctgagttcgaggccagcctggtctacagagttccaggacagccaaagctttacagagaaaccctgtctcgaaaaacaaacaaataaactaacaaacaaaaaacagttatGTTATGTGATTATGTTCTTGTTTTGATCCCAAGTGGGGGACATGGGGCTGCTTCTGATTATCCACAGCCACTAACTATGATTTATCTTATGCTCTAGAAGGGGCATGATTTTTGCAAG from Mastomys coucha isolate ucsf_1 unplaced genomic scaffold, UCSF_Mcou_1 pScaffold18, whole genome shotgun sequence carries:
- the Rpl11 gene encoding 60S ribosomal protein L11, with protein sequence MAQDQGEKENPMRELRIRKLCLNICVGESGDRLTRAAKVLEQLTGQTPVFSKARYTVRSFGIRRNEKIAVHCTVRGAKAEEILEKGLKVREYELRKNNFSDTGNFGFGIQEHIDLGIKYDPSIGIYGLDFYVVLGRPGFSIADKKRRTGCIGAKHRISKEEAMRWFQQKYDGIILPGK